In the Deinococcus ruber genome, one interval contains:
- a CDS encoding GNAT family N-acetyltransferase gives MTPFLYPPLQLKVVTPKLELHGATDDLLAQLLPIVRAGIVSQPPYPFDDPMSLYEDNPVRERKWLQAIWRGRGTVYPESWRLYFVIMLGGKAVGMQDLIGVNFDTCQTVTSFSWLAPDARQKGLGREMRAAILHLAFEGLGAVEASSEAFFDNVASNRVSEVLGYQANGADWATRQGEKALLHRWRLSRDDWAVHRRNDIELIGVETCKPVLHIK, from the coding sequence ATGACCCCTTTCCTCTACCCGCCACTCCAACTCAAAGTCGTCACGCCCAAACTCGAGCTTCACGGCGCCACAGACGATCTCCTGGCCCAACTCCTCCCCATTGTTCGTGCGGGCATCGTGTCACAACCACCGTATCCGTTCGACGATCCCATGTCGCTGTATGAGGACAATCCAGTGCGTGAGCGGAAATGGCTTCAAGCCATCTGGCGCGGGCGCGGCACCGTGTACCCGGAATCTTGGCGTCTGTACTTTGTCATCATGCTGGGCGGGAAGGCGGTGGGCATGCAGGATTTGATCGGCGTGAACTTCGATACCTGCCAGACCGTTACGAGTTTTTCCTGGCTGGCCCCGGATGCCCGGCAGAAGGGGCTGGGCCGTGAGATGCGCGCGGCGATCTTACACCTGGCCTTCGAAGGGTTGGGAGCCGTGGAAGCAAGCAGTGAGGCGTTTTTTGACAATGTGGCGTCGAATCGCGTGTCCGAGGTTCTGGGCTACCAAGCGAACGGCGCCGACTGGGCCACACGCCAGGGCGAGAAAGCCCTCTTGCATCGCTGGCGACTCAGTCGGGATGATTGGGCGGTGCACCGTCGAAACGACATAGAACTCATCGGCGTAGAGACGTGCAAACCCGTGTTACACATCAAATAG
- a CDS encoding peptidoglycan DD-metalloendopeptidase family protein codes for MNRRLSSLLALALLLLLSSGIAGSYTVQAGDTLFRIAQRAGVDVAALQSLNHLSGTGVQVGQVLELPGPVVPVAPTAVQVVAGVTVQVPAHLQMGDAFVLRLSGVRASEAQVQFPSEIGEDVRQPNEMLLPVQVGHDFVVLGRVVLGKQTPLSYRVTVGGETLSGSVPVSGQVAGLQRLNMPPSLTNKLVDPARAAEEAEVERAYLRRTPSVWTQPFAPALTTPPRIATLFGQARTYSSGGPVEYHYGTDYLAPIGTPIHAINDGTVVMVGTYPVRGGLVVIDHGAGLLSMYFHQSKTLVRVGQTVKRGEQIGLVGSTGISNAPHLHLELRVRGEAVQPSEWLGKLLP; via the coding sequence ATGAACCGTCGTCTCTCGTCGTTGCTGGCGCTCGCCCTGCTGTTGCTGCTGTCCAGCGGAATCGCCGGATCGTATACCGTTCAGGCAGGCGACACGCTCTTTCGCATCGCGCAGCGAGCGGGGGTCGATGTCGCCGCGCTGCAATCGCTCAACCATCTCAGCGGGACAGGCGTTCAGGTCGGGCAGGTTCTTGAGCTTCCCGGCCCTGTGGTTCCCGTGGCCCCCACTGCTGTTCAGGTGGTCGCGGGCGTTACGGTGCAGGTGCCTGCCCACCTCCAGATGGGCGACGCCTTCGTGCTGCGGCTGAGTGGAGTCCGCGCCTCGGAGGCGCAGGTGCAGTTCCCGAGTGAGATCGGCGAGGACGTGCGTCAGCCAAACGAGATGCTGCTTCCCGTACAGGTCGGCCACGATTTCGTGGTGCTCGGCCGCGTGGTGCTCGGTAAGCAGACGCCGCTCAGTTACCGGGTCACGGTCGGCGGTGAGACGCTGAGCGGAAGCGTTCCGGTGTCGGGCCAAGTCGCGGGCCTTCAGCGCCTGAACATGCCGCCCAGCCTGACCAACAAATTGGTGGATCCCGCGCGTGCTGCAGAGGAGGCCGAGGTGGAGCGCGCATACCTGCGGCGAACACCCAGTGTCTGGACGCAGCCGTTTGCGCCTGCCCTGACCACGCCGCCCAGAATCGCCACGCTGTTCGGGCAAGCGCGTACCTATTCGTCGGGCGGGCCAGTCGAGTACCACTACGGCACCGACTATCTCGCACCCATCGGCACACCGATTCACGCGATCAATGACGGCACCGTGGTGATGGTCGGGACGTACCCGGTGCGGGGTGGTCTGGTCGTGATTGACCACGGGGCTGGCCTGCTAAGCATGTACTTCCATCAGTCCAAGACCCTCGTGCGTGTTGGGCAAACGGTGAAGCGCGGCGAGCAGATCGGTCTGGTTGGCAGCACCGGCATCTCGAACGCGCCGCATCTGCACCTGGAACTCCGTGTCCGGGGTGAGGCCGTCCAGCCCAGCGAGTGGCTGGGCAAGCTTCTCCCGTAA